The DNA segment AGGCGGGCTTCACGGCGGCGCTGGGGCGCATCTGCCCGGAAAAGGGCTTCGAACATGCCATCGAGGCCGCCAAGCGGGCCGATGTTCCGATGATCCTGGCGGGCCGGGTCTATCCCTATGAATGGCACCAGCAGTATTTCAGCACCGTGCTCTCTCCGGCGCTTGACCGGCGGCGGCGCTATGCCGGGCCGCTGGGATTCCGCGCCAAGCGCCGGCTGATGGGGATGGCCGCCGCCGTGCTGGTGCCCAGCCTGTGCGAGGAGACCAGCAGCCTGGTCGCTATGGAGGCGCTGGCCTGCGGCACCCCCGTCATCGCTTTCCCCAACGGTGCCCTGCCGGAGGTGGTGGAGGATGGCGTCACCGGCTGGCTGGTTCCCAATGCCAAGGCCATGGCCGATGCCATCCACCGGGCCGGCCGCATCGATCCGGAGGCCTGCCGCGCCGGCGCCCGCGCCCGCTTCTCCCCCGGCGCCATGGTGGACGGCTATCTGGGCGCCTACGCCACCGCGCTGCGCGGCTCTAACCTGGCCGGAGCGTCCCAGGGGGCGGCATGAGCGACGTGCCGAGCCTGGAACTGCATGCCGGGGTGGCCGGCCTGCGCGGGTTGGAGCGGGAATGGTGGGAGCTGTGGCGGCAGGACGATCAGGCCACCGCCTTCCAGTCCCCTGCCTGGCTGATCCCCTGGGCCGAGGCATTCCAGCCGGAT comes from the Indioceanicola profundi genome and includes:
- a CDS encoding glycosyltransferase family 4 protein, which translates into the protein MTNRPLTILQVAYPLAPVGPDTVGGAEQILYWLDRGLVERGHRSLVVAAEGSRPAGELLPVPAHGGTLDDAVKAEAQAAHRKAILRALDRHPVDLVHLHGIDALDYLPPPGVPVVITLHLPPDWYPPGIWNLDRPGTWLVPVSESQRRQCPDSPSLLPPVPNGVPVDDLAWTGRKAGFTAALGRICPEKGFEHAIEAAKRADVPMILAGRVYPYEWHQQYFSTVLSPALDRRRRYAGPLGFRAKRRLMGMAAAVLVPSLCEETSSLVAMEALACGTPVIAFPNGALPEVVEDGVTGWLVPNAKAMADAIHRAGRIDPEACRAGARARFSPGAMVDGYLGAYATALRGSNLAGASQGAA